The Vigna unguiculata cultivar IT97K-499-35 chromosome 6, ASM411807v1, whole genome shotgun sequence genome contains a region encoding:
- the LOC114189100 gene encoding clathrin coat assembly protein AP180, with the protein MPSRLRKAIGAVKDQTSISLAKVTNAANLEVIILKATTHDKSPIEERYVNEILNIVSSNKLCASACAHCIGKRIGKTRNWVVALKCLLIVLRIFQDGDPYFPREVFRAMKRGAKILNLSGFKDDSNSSPWDYTAFVRLFALYLDERLDCFLTGKLQRRFKHHNRFHQMNQVIKTSNEPGIKDMKPIMVLDRISHWQRLLDRAICTKPTGSARTNRLVQISVYAIVQESFDLYRDISDGLGVVLDNFFHLPFWACAETFNACVKSCKQFDDLSAFYSFCVSIGIGRSYDYPRVQKVSEELMETLHDFFRDQAFLPTSKISKHLHSPPPHMDLKGSSSSHDEGSERSCRTLERCDTLESLFETESDFGSQCTSLEDLMTATDVALSPRRSLEEDMNSEQSDNDEKELVCDGYVSANSFASATSFPFHQTSRSSLDAENFDELPRELHQNETNGWEQQNQTNEWEQHNTQAVSNNITKECWELVLAKTVTAPAETSPKFTNGMIPFLTLSDQPLVPQHNYNPFLDDTVNVAPFATTGDKFIDVAPTFKATTTQANLYAQDLIVPTISDQSSSSVANPDLFFGDMYPNETTKDPTSLETNIAVPSILTTPSFQTRCSFMNDSFPTFQVHRSNIDAIMETPILPTLQNPSLCFIPLHFEEQNFYASTMPPTFSAKDYNGTTLATSVDNDLFGTWPGENTNEQTLNVSMQEDTLLRQQQLWLEQQQSIISKHSSSVFK; encoded by the coding sequence ATGCCAAGCAGGCTCAGGAAGGCAATAGGAGCTGTGAAGGACCAGACAAGCATTAGCCTAGCAAAGGTTACCAATGCAGCCAATCTTGAAGTCATCATCCTGAAAGCCACAACTCATGATAAAAGCCCCATTGAAGAGCGTTACGTGAATGAGATTTTGAACATAGTCTCCTCTAACAAATTGTGTGCATCTGCATGTGCTCATTGTATAGGCAAACGCATTGGAAAGACCCGCAATTGGGTTGTTGCCCTCAAATGTCTCCTCATTGTCCTTAGAATCTTTCAAGATGGTGATCCATATTTTCCTAGGGAAGTCTTCCGTGCAATGAAAAGGGGTGCCAAAATTCTCAACCTTTCAGGTTTCAAGGATGACTCCAATTCTAGTCCTTGGGATTACACCGCATTCGTTAGATTATTTGCTTTGTACCTGGACGAACGCTTGGATTGCTTCCTCACTGGAAAGCTCCAACGGCGATTCAAGCATCACAACCGCTTTCACCAGATGAACCAGGTTATCAAGACTTCCAATGAGCCAGGTATCAAAGACATGAAACCCATAATGGTGCTTGACAGAATTTCTCACTGGCAAAGGTTATTGGATAGAGCCATTTGCACAAAGCCTACAGGGTCAGCCAGGACCAACCGCTTGGTTCAGATTTCTGTCTACGCTATTGTACAAGAAAGCTTTGATCTTTACAGGGATATCTCTGATGGGCTTGGTGTTGTCTTGGATAACTTTTTCCATTTGCCATTTTGGGCTTGTGCTGAAACATTCAATGCTTGCGTTAAATCCTGCAAGCAGTTTGATGACTTATCAGCTTTCTATTCTTTTTGTGTGAGCATTGGGATTGGAAGGTCCTATGACTACCCGAGAGTGCAAAAGGTCTCTGAAGAACTTATGGAAACATTACATGACTTCTTCAGAGACCAAGCTTTTCTCCCCACAAGTAAAATTTCAAAGCACCTCCATTCTCCTCCTCCGCACATGGATCTTAAAGGCTCAAGTTCATCCCATGATGAGGGTAGTGAAAGATCCTGCAGAACACTTGAAAGATGCGACACACTTGAAAGTTTGTTTGAAACAGAATCCGATTTTGGGTCACAATGTACATCGTTGGAAGATCTCATGACTGCGACCGATGTTGCCCTTAGTCCTCGGAGATCACTTGAGGAAGACATGAATTCGGAGCAATCAGACAATGATGAGAAAGAATTGGTATGTGATGGTTATGTTAGTGCAAATAGTTTTGCTtctgccacatcatttccatttCACCAAACATCAAGGTCGAGTTTGGATGCTGAAAATTTTGATGAATTGCCGCGGGAACTGCATCAAAATGAAACGAATGGTTGGGAGcaacaaaatcaaacaaatgaGTGGGAGCAACACAATACACAAGCAGTTTCAAATAATATCACCAAAGAGTGTTGGGAGTTAGTTTTGGCAAAGACAGTAACTGCACCTGCTGAAACATCACCCAAATTCACAAATGGGATGATTCCATTTCTCACCTTGTCTGATCAACCCTTAGTTCCTCAACACAACTACAACCCATTCCTGGATGACACAGTGAATGTTGCTCCATTTGCAACAACTggtgataaatttattgatGTGGCACCAACATTTAAGGCAACAACAACACAAGCCAACCTTTATGCTCAGGATCTTATTGTACCAACCATCTCAGATCAAAGTTCCAGTTCAGTAGCAAATCCCGATCTATTTTTTGGTGACATGTATCCAAATGAGACAACAAAGGATCCAACTTCTTTAGAGACCAACATAGCAGTGCCATCAATTTTAACAACACCAAGTTTCCAGACTCGATGCTCTTTTATGAACGATTCATTTCCAACATTTCAAGTGCACAGGTCAAATATTGATGCCATAATGGAAACACCAATTCTTCCTACTCTTCAGAATCCTAGCCTATGTTTTATTCCCTTACACTTCGAAGAGCAGAACTTTTATGCTTCAACAATGCCACCAACATTTAGTGCAAAGGATTACAATGGGACAACATTGGCAACATCAGTAGACAATGATCTTTTTGGAACATGGCCTGGTGAAAATACCAATGAACAAACTTTAAATGTATCAATGCAAGAGGATACTTTATTGCGGCAACAACAACTTTGGTTGGAGCAACAACAGAGTATCATATCAAAGCATTCGAGTTcagttttcaaataa